A genomic window from Silene latifolia isolate original U9 population chromosome Y, ASM4854445v1, whole genome shotgun sequence includes:
- the LOC141630810 gene encoding uncharacterized protein LOC141630810: protein MGGIEEGGFGFCGILPFIRHELWDQLTKFASIVQGPWLVCGDFNTVLAHSERLGGSSTDAEIDDFFACVDKCELFDSPAMGSLFTWNNKQDAAIRVYSRLDITLINREWSMDMEEMYAHILPEGDFDHTPCIIKSKNQLAHHNKPFKYYNMWEKASFYLTTLSG from the exons ATGGGTGGCATAGAGGAGGGAGGATTTGGGTTTTGTGGAATCCTTCCATTTATCAG ACATGAGTTATGGGATCAATTAACCAAGTTTGCATCTATTGTTCAAGGACCTTGGCTGGTGTGTGGAGACTTCAATACAGTCTTGGCACATTCTGAAAGACTGGGTGGTAGTAGTACAGATGCTGAAATAGATGATTTCTTTGCTTGTGTGGACAAGTGTGAATTATTTGATAGCCCTGCCATGGGGTCTTTGTTCACTTGGAACAACAAGCAAGATGCTGCTATTAGGGTGTATAGTAGGCTGGATATAACTCTTATTAATAGAGAATGGAGTATGGATATGGAAGAGATGTATGCTCATATTTTGCCTGAAGGAGATTTTGACCATACTCCTTGCATCATCAAGAGTAAAAATCAGCTTGCCCATCATAATAAGCCTTTCAAATACTATAATATGTGGGAGAAGGCTTCCTTTTATCTTACTACCCTAAGTGGTTGA